The sequence accccagtgccacctctgtgccctccccgctgtccccaccaatgtccccgctgtccccagcgccgtccccggtgtccccaatgtccccaccaATGTCCCCAACATCCCCagcaatgtccccaatgtccccagcaccatccccagtgatgtccccaatgtccccaccaatgtccccaccatccccagcaatgatgtccccagtgtccccaccaatgtccccaacatccccaacgatgtccccgctgtccccaaagccgtccccagtgtccccaatgtccccaccaATGTCCCCACCAATGTCCCCACCAATGTCCCCACCAAtgtccccaccatccccagcaatgtccccaatgtccccagcaccgtccccagtgtccccaccaatgtccccaccatccccagcaatgtccccgctgtccccagtgccatccccggtgtccccagtgtccccaccaatgtccccaccatccccagcgatgtccccaatgtccccagcactgtccccagtgtccccaatgtccccagtactgtccccagtgtcaccaccaatgtccccaccatccccagcgatgtccccaatgtccccagcaccatccccagcaatgtccccaatgtccccagcaccgtccccggtgtccccaatgtccccaccaatgtccccgctgtccccagtgccatccccggtgtccccagtgtccccaccaatgtccccaccatccccagcaatgtccccagtgtccccagcaccgtccccagtgtccccaccaatgtccccaccatccccagcgatgtccccaatgtccccagcaccatccccagcaatgtccccaatgtccccagcgCCGTCCCCGgttgtccccagtgtccccaccaatgtccccaccatccccagcgatgtccccgctgtccccagcaccatccccagtgtccccagtgtccccaccaatgtccccaccatccccagcgatgtccccgctgtccccagcgcCGTCCCCGCCGTACCTTACAGAAGAACCCCACGCTGGCGCGGGGTCCCCCATTGCCCCCTTCGGTGGGGGACCCCTCCAGCGAgtccccttctccttcctcctcctcctcctcctcctcctcctcctcctcctcggggCGTCCCCGGGGCGCCCCGGCCGTGCCAGCCTCGCCGGGGGACAGGGACGCGTCGCTGGTGCCATCGCCGCAGGCGCGGGCGCGCAGCGCGCCCCGGCCGGGCACCGGGGGCGACTCGGGGGGCGCCGAGGGCGGCGGGGGtccctgctggggaggggacaccagGGTGGCACCGAGTGGCACCGGGGTGGCACCAGGGTGGCATTGAATGGCACCAGGGTGGCACTGAATGGCACCGGGGTGGCATTGAATGGCACCGGGGTGGCATTGAATGGCACCAGAGTGACACCATGGTGGCACTGATCTgacccaaatcaccccaaatctgACCCAAATCCTATCGAAATCTCCCCAAATCTggcccaaatttccccaaatctgacccaaatttcccaaaattccccaaatctcACCTCCTACTCCTTGTGCTGCTCCCCTGGCCGTCGGTGAAGTGCAGCGAGCTGCGGGTCTGCATCTGaccccaatttccccaaatctGACCCAAATCCTatcaaaatttccccaaatctgacctgaatttccccaaatctccccaaatctgACCCGAatttcccaaatcctccccaaatctcacctcctgctccttgtgctgctcctcctggccgtcGGCGAAGCGCAGCGAGCTGCGGGTCTGCACCTGACCCAAATTTCCCCCGGATTTCCCCAGATCTgacccaaatttccccaaatcctccctaaattccccaaatctcacctcctcctcctcgtgctgctcctcctcctggcTGTCGGCGAAGTGCAGCGAGCTGTGGGTCTGCATCTGaccccaatttccccaaatctGACCCGAATCTgacccaaatcaccccaaatctgACCCGAATTTCCCCAGATCTGACCcgaattaccccaaaattcccccaatctcacctcctcctcctcgtgctgctcctcctggccgtcGGCGAAGCGCAGCGAGCTGCGGGTCTGCATCTgacccaaatcaccccaaatctgacccgaattaccccaaaattcccccaatctcacctcctcctcctcgtgctgctcctcctggccgtcGGCGAAGCGCAGCGAGCTGCGGGTCTGCATCTgacccaaatcaccccaaatctgACCCAAATTTACCCGAATCTGACCCGAATTTCCCCAAATCTGACCcgaatttccccaaatttcccccaatctcacctcctcctcctcgtgctgctcctcctggccgtcGGCGAAGCGCAGCGAGCTGCGGGTCTGCATCTGaccccaatttccccaaatctgacccaaatctgacccaaatcaccccaaatctgacccaaatttccccaaatctgacccaaatttcccccaatctcacctcctcctcctcgtgctgctcctcctggccgtcGGCGAAGCGCAGCGAGCTGCGGGTCTGCACCTgacccaaatcaccccaaatctgACCCGAATTTCCCCAGATCTGACCcgaattaccccaaaattccccaaatctcacctcctcctcctcgtgctgctcctcctcctggccGTCGGTGAAGCGCAGCGAGCTGCGGGTCTGCATCtgaccaaaatttccccaaatctgatccgaatttccccaaatttccccaaatctgaCCCAaatctcacctcctcctcctcatgctgctcctcctggccgtcaGCAAAGCGCAGCGAGGTAAGGGTCTGCATCTGACCCGAATCTCCCCAAATCTGACCTGAatttcccaaatcctcccaaaattcccccaatcTCATCTCCTCGTCCTTGTGCTGCTCCCCTGGATGTCGGCAAAGCGCAGCGAGCTGCGGGTCTGCATCTGACCCAAATCTGACCCGAATTTCCCGAAATCTGACCCGAATTTCCCCAaatctcacctcctcctcctcgtgctgctcctcctggccgtcGGCGAAGCGCAGCGAGCTGCAGGTCTACATCTgacccaaatcaccccaaatctgacccaaatttccccaaatctgaCCCAAATTACCCCAAATCTGACccgaatttccccaaaattcccccaatctcacctcctcctcctcgtgctgctcctcctggccgtcGGCGAAGCGCAGCGAGCTGTGGGTCTGCATCTGaccccaatttccccaaatctGACCCGAATCTgacccaaatcaccccaaatctgacccgaattaccccaaaattcccccaatctcacctcctcctcctcgtgctgctcctcctggccgtcGGCGAAGCGCAGCGAGCTGCGGGTCTGCACCTgacccaaatcaccccaaatctgacccaaatttccccaaatctcacctcctcctcctcgtgctgctcctcctggccgtcGGCGAAGCGCAGCGAGCTGCGGGTCTGCACGGGCACCTGGCTGGGCGAGAAGCGCCGCAGGTGGGGCAGCGTGTCCACGTCGTGGGGAGGGGTCAGCACCCGCGTCAGGGGCGGCAGCCGCAGCTCCGCGGGCCGGGGTCTCCTGGGGCTGCGGGGAGGGGGCTTCCGAGACCCCCCCGCCGATACCGCGACAGAACCCgcggctcctcctcctcctgccgtCGCATTTCCTGCATTGTTGCTGccgcttcctcctcctcctcctctcctggcGGGCGCCGGCGAGCccggggtgttttttggggttgcCGAGGGGGTTTtggtggatttggggagggggatcaCCCAAGCCTGGGGGGCTCCGTGGggtctctgctccagcagcagccgctCCTGCTGCTGCGTCAAGCGTTGCATGTCCAGCTGCAACGAGCTCAGCGCCGCGCTCAGCCTGGCCACCGCCGCTTCGTATTGCCCTGGAGGGGCCGGAGGCGGTTTTGGTGGAGCCCCCAGACTCAATTCCTCCTCGGGAAGGGCGGGGGAAGCCCCCTCCTCGTCGTGGCGGAGGCGCTGCAAAGCGCTTTGGCCCAAGCGCTGGCGGTGCTTGGCGAAAATGGCCTCGATGCGTTTCTTCTGCGCCTCGATGGCGCGGCGCTTCTCCTCCAAACGAGCTCCCAGCTGCGACATCTCGGCGCTGAGACCCCCGCCCGATTCGGGGGGACCCCCGGGAGAggtggggaccccccccaaattcaCGCCGAGACCCCCGGGGGGATTGGCGGGGGCGGCGCCGGTGGCTTCTTCCAGTTTCTTCTTGCGCTCGGCAAAGCTGGTCATGGGacgggctggattttggggaggattttgggggccCCAGAAGGATTCGGAGGGGTTCCAAGAAGATTTTGGGGGGCGCCAGAAAGATTCGGAGAGGTTCcaaggagattttgggggttttgaggAGGGGGAGGCTCCGGGGAGTGGAGGAAAAAAGCGTCGGGGGCTCCGTCGGGGGAGGAGGCGCTCGGAGCTGTGGATGATCTGCAGAGCCTCCTCGATGCTGGGGGGCTCGGCGGGCTCGGGGACACCAttggggacagccgggggggtggcaggggtggcacccgGCGGGTGGCAGCGGCGGTGGCGCGGGGCGAGGCTGTCGGAGCTGGCGGAGCGGGCGAGGGTCCCGGCCGGGACCCCCACGGGGTTGCCCATGACGATGTCGACGTCGCTGTCCAGGCCGAAGGGGATGCTGAAGGACACGGCTTGGGACAGGGggtggctggggagggggacacgggggggtgAGAACTCAAAAAgtgtccccagagtgtccccagaGCGTCACCAAGTCATTTGGTTAAAATCCGCACCCAAATCGGAACAAAATCGCCTCAAATTTGAGGGAAATCGCCCCAAATTTGACCCAAATCTGACCCAAATCGGACCCAAATCGCCAAATCTGACCCAAATCATttcaaatcaccccaaatctcACCCAAATCACCCCAAGTCAGACCCAAATCATTTCAAGTCCCACCCAAATGtgccccaaatcaccccaaatgtGCCCAAGTCACCCCAAACTGGACCCGTGACACCCCAGATCTCAGGGGATGCTGAAGGACACGGCTTGGGACAGGGggtggctggggagggggacacggggggggtGAGAACTCAAAAAGTGTCCCCAAAATGttcccaaagtgtccccagagTGTCACCAAATCATCCGGTTCAAATCCGCACCGAAATCAGAGCAAAATCGCCTCAAATTTGAGGGAAATCGCCCCAAATTTGACCCAAATCTgacccaaatcaccccaaatgtGCCCCAAGTCACCCCAAACTGGACCCGTGACACCCCAGATctcaggggatgctgagggacACGGCTTGGGACAGGGggtggctggggagggggacacgggggggtgAGAACTCAAAAAGTGTCCCCAGAGTGTCACCAAATCATTTGGTTAAAATCCGCACCGAAATCAGAGCAAAATCGCCTCAAATTTGAGGGAAATCGCCCCAAATTTGACCCAAAATTGACCTAAATCTGACCCAAATCGGACTCAGATCACCCCAAATCTGacccaaataatttcaaatcaccccaaatcccacccaaatcaccccaaagctgccccaaatcaccccaaatgtGCCCAAGTCACCCCAAACTGGACCCGTGACACCCCAGATCTCAGGGGATGCTGAAGGACACGGCTTGGGACAGGGggtggctggggagggggacacgggggggtgagaactcaaaatgtccccagAGTGTCACCAAATCATTTGGTTAAAATCCGCACCCAAATCGGAGCAAAATCGCCTCAAATTTGAGGGAAATCGCCCCAAATTTGacccaaaattgacccaaatTGCCCAAATCAGACCCAAATCGCCCCAAATCACCTCAAATTTATCCACATCACTCTAAATCTGCACCGCAAACCctctgggacaccccaaaatcccccaggaccccccaaatcctccaagaCCCcacaaatcctccccaaaaccttcctgggaccccccccaaatccctcaggaccccccaaaaatcccccaggaccccccaaatcccccaagatgccccaaatcctccccaaatcccccctgggacccccaaatctcttaggacccccccccaaatcccccctggaacccccccaaatcccccaggacccccccaaatgcATCCCAAAACccgcctgggaccccccaaatgccccaggaccccccaaatcctccccaagccccccaggacccccaaacccccctcaCCTGAGGGGTCTcttgctccagcccttcccgaAGCCGtcgccgtgggggagggagggggagtggggcaggaggccttttttggggggggagaAGAAATGGGGTCACCCCcagacccaaaacccccccaagctcggagacccccccaaaaatcccaatgaGCTCCCCCAGGAtgctccaaaatcccaaaattcccccaggacccctcaaaatccctccccaaatttttgggggccccctcccagctcagtgaccccccccaaaaatcccagcaacCCCCAAATTCaacccaaattcccccccaaaatccccccaggacaccccccaaatcccccaggaccctccaaATCCCCAGGATCCCCCTAAAtttccccaggaccccccaaatcttccccaaaacccccctgggacccctcccaaATCCAATGATctccctcaggaccccccaaaatccctccccaGACCCTCCCCTAACCCCAAACTCCCCctctgggacccctccccaaattcttGGGGTCCCCCCCAGACCATCCCAGCTCAGTGAcctcccccaaaaatcccagtgagctcccccaggaccccccaaaatcccaaaattcccccaggactccccaaaatccttccccaGCCGTCCCCcacaaccccaaatccccctccccaaatttttggggtccccccagaTTTGGGGGGGTCTTACCTGGGGGTTGCCCCCCCCCTGCCAACAGGGGGTGCCGAAAGTTGAAGCcaggggagctgtggggggGTCACGGGGGGTCAgtgacccccaaaaatcccaaaaattgccccaaagaaaaccccaaaatccctcccaaaaccccaacatctccctcaaaaaaaaaaaccacaaaaaaaccaaaatccttcccacaaaaaaagcccaaaatccctcccacaaaaaaacccaacccaaaatccccccaaaaaaccccaaaatcccccaaaattctcacCTGCTTTTGGGGTTCGGAGCATCACCAGTAGCCGGAGATTCTGGGCGGGGAGGGGAAATTTTGGAAGGtaccccccccaaaatttggggtccCCCACCAGACCCCCACAAAATTTGGGGTTCCCCCTACCTgaccgcccccccccccaaaatttgggcacccccccaaatttggggtcccTTCAGTTCCTCCCTGTCAATTTTAGTGtcccaaatttttgggatttttgggaccccctccccatttttggggtttggcccctcctaaaatttggggtcccccccctACCTGAGCCCCCCTCAAATTTGGGGTCCCTTCAGTTCCTCCCTGTCAATTTTAGTGTCCCAAatttttgggatgtttgggacccctccccatttcTGGGGTTTGGCCCCTCCAAAAATTTGGGGCCCTCCCCCTACCTGACCcctcccaaaatttggggtctCCCCCCCTACctgaccccccccaaaatttggggtcccccaccacctgacccccccaaatttggggtcccTTCAGTCCGTCCCCCCTCAATTTTAGTGtcccaaatttttgggatttttgggaccccctccccatttttggggtttggcaattccaaatttggggtcccccctACCTGACCccatccccccaaaatttggggtcccccccccTACCTGAGCCCCCCCCAGCTGCCGGGGGGTGACAAACGGGGGTCTCAGCACCTCGAAGCACAGGAAGAGCTCGGCCAGGAAAGCCCCCACGTTCAACTGGGGGCACAaagggggggtcagggggggctcccagtatggaccagtatcccccagtgcctcccagttcctcccagtttaACTCAGTgcctcccagtatcccccagtttatcccagtttctCCCAATTCCCTCCCTCAGGGCAGCTGCCATCTTGTCCCATTGCCCTCATTCCCTCCATTCTCTCCCAGttcacaaaattcctcccagtttctcccagtttcCCGCAGTGTcttcccagtttatcccagtttaccccagtttctcccagtttcccccagtttatcccagtttctCCCAATTCCCTCCCTCAGGGCAGCCGCCATCTTGTCCCATTGCCCTCATTCCCTCCATTCTCTCCCAGttcacaaaattcctcccagtttctcccagtttcccccagtgtcttcccagtttatcccagtttaccccagtttctcccagtttcccccagtttatcccaatttctccccagttccctcccTCAGGGCAGCCGCCATCTTGTCCCATTGCCCTCATTCCCTCCATTCTCTCCCAGTTCACCAAATTcctcccagtttctcccagtttcCCGCAGTGTCTTCCCAGTTTATACCAGTTTACCCCACtttctcccagtttatcccagtttctcccagtttcccccagtttatcccaatttctccccagttTCCCCCTCAGGGCAGCCGCCATCTTGTCCCATTGCCCTCATTCCCTccattccctcccagttcaCCAAATTcctcccagtttctcccagtgtcttcccagtttatcccagtttacTCCAATTTAACCCATTTTaacccagttcatcccagttttCCCAGTTTCTCCCCAGTTTAAcccaatttctccccagtttccccctctgggtggccGCCATGTTGCCCCATTGCACTCATTGCCTccattccctcccagttcaCCAAATTTCTCCCAGTTtgcccagtttatcccagtttctAAGATATTATCCCAGTTTACCCCGGTTTCTCCCCAGTTTCCCCTGGTTTCtccccagtttatcccagtttaaCCCAGTTTCTCCCAATTCCCTCCCTCAGGGCAGCCGCCATCTTGTCCCATTACCCTCATTGCCTCCATTCCTGCCCAATTTGCCAAAtttctcccagtttatcccagtttccCCCAGTTTCTCACAGTTTcccccagtttatcccagtttctcccagtttcccccagtttatcccaatttctccccagttccctcccTCAGGGCAGCCGCCATCTTGTCCCATTTCCCTCATTGCCTccattccctcccagttcaCCAAATTCCTCCCAGTTTgccccagtttctcccagtttctaaaattttatcccagtttgtcccagtttctCCCACTTTAACTCAGCTTAACCCAGTTTGTTCCAGTTTAACCCATTTTATCCCACTTTAACCCAGTTTCTCCCAGATTAacccattttctcccattttaaCCCAGTTTAAACAGTTTCTCCCATTTTAGCCTAGTTTCTCCCAGCTGAACCAAGTTTCT is a genomic window of Lonchura striata isolate bLonStr1 chromosome 21, bLonStr1.mat, whole genome shotgun sequence containing:
- the CAMSAP3 gene encoding LOW QUALITY PROTEIN: calmodulin-regulated spectrin-associated protein 3 (The sequence of the model RefSeq protein was modified relative to this genomic sequence to represent the inferred CDS: deleted 3 bases in 2 codons), with amino-acid sequence MVAAPPAAAAAMRRGFLVPEIRPLDQYDGARARSAASLAWAIATGYGGAANVPEELRDPFYTDQYAQEHLKPPVERLLLAADIYCRAWRHALAPPPQAPPPAAPPRDLGALLALLAGRGLPPTLQGVPVSAQDLQQRPIRMGAHLALIDSLMAAFVAEATRNLGSPPGAPPGPQNWEAKILAWLDTVNRKLQESTEQEGGGTPQNSGNPQNSGNPQNPGGGEAAPAGANKCPTRWYWKLVPHAIAFCLKESGNKPPVIRYRKDKGAAPAPPPFPPVRGLQDLASGGVLAAAIHFYCPQSLRLEEIRLGAPLALPDRLHNLGLVREFGARHLRTRCPLAVEDLLYMAPALKLNVGAFLAELFLCFEVLRPPFVTPRQLGGAQVGGGTPNFGGMGSESPATGDAPNPKSSSPGFNFRHPLLAGGGQPPGLLPHSPSLPHGDGFGKGWSKRPLSHPLSQAVSFSIPFGLDSDVDIVMGNPVGVPAGTLARSASSDSLAPRHRRCHPPGATPATPPAVPNGVPEPAEPPSIEEALQIIHSSERLLPDGAPDAFFLHSRASPSSKPPKSPWNLSESFWRPPKSSWNPSESFWGPQNPPQNPARPMTSFAERKKKLEEATGAAPANPPGGLGVNLGGVPTSPGGPPESGGGLSAEMSQLGARLEEKRRAIEAQKKRIEAIFAKHRQRLGQSALQRLRHDEEGASPALPEEELSLGAPPKPPPAPPGQYEAAVARLSAALSSLQLDMQRLTQQQERLLLEQRPHGAPQAWVIPLPKSTKTPSATPKNTPGSPAPARRGGGGGSGSNNAGNATAGGGGAAGSVAVSAGGSRKPPPRSPRRPRPAELRLPPLTRVLTPPHDVDTLPHLRRFSPSQVPVQTRSSLRFADGQEEQHEEEEVRFGEIWVRFGVIWVRCRPAARCASPTARRSSTRRTCSSLRFADGQEEQHEEEEVRFGEIRVRFREIRVRFGSDADPQLAALCRHPGEQHKDEEMRLGEFWEDLGNSGQIWGDSGQMQTLTSLRFADGQEEQHEEEEPPSEPPQPPPAPEKEFGEGSRRGEFTRLEYERRQQLKLMEELEKVLRPPRGTPAPKSGGATLGDPPGSPKLGEGARGDPGPAAATTRPWGGAPQGAAGLAPLQGLFPELGGDFGEGLAPLQGSRLSKVYSQSSLSLSSVAEPGGGRSHSRAGSPSGPGSPSRAPPAGREWEHDSNPSSPGPEYTGPRLYKEPTARSNRPLIQNALAHCVLAGTPNAPLRAKVLQEMEQSSAQQLLILFRDGGCQFRGVYALGGIPPTLRRLAGSGPRSVPLPMVEALYKYQSDQRRFCRLPARTMSGSVDAFTIPGHLWHPKKPGTPK